The genomic segment AGTGACGCTAGGTAAATTGTAGGGTAAGCGGACTTTTTCTAAAGCCGCGATCGCGTTTTCATCTCCCACCGCATAACCCACCCGATAGGCGGCTAACCGAAAAGCCTTAGAGAATGTCCGCAAAATTAGCCAATTCGACCGTTGCAGCAATTCAGGAACGAGGGTTTGTTGGCTAAATTCAAAATACGCCTCATCAATAACGACTAAAATCTCCTCCGGGAGTTGGCGCAACCATTCAACCTCGGCGGCGGTTAAGGCGTTTCCTGTCGGGGAGTTGGGATGCACGACAAACACTACTCGGATCGGCGGATGGGTGGGGGTTTGAATCGCAGCAGTGGCGGCTTCGAGGTCCATCTCAAAGCTATCGGGAGAACGCCCCACTTTAACCACAGGAACGCCCAACGTTTCAGCAATAATGGCATACATCGAGAAAGTCGGATCGGCTACCAGAATGGAACCTTCTCCTTGCAGACAAGTTGCCACGAGTACCGAACGAATTAATTCATCCGAACCGTTTCCGAGGGTAATTTGTTCTGGGGTAACACCGCGTTCCGTTAACCCGGCGGACTCGTTAACGTATTGAGCGATCGCCTCTTTTAGGGCAAGATGACTTCCATCCGGATAGCGGTTCGCCTCAATGTGTTTGTGACATAGACTCACCAACTTTTGCTTGAGTTCTTCCGGTAAATCGTAAGGACTCTCGTTAGAATCAATCCGATCCAGGAGGATAGGGGCACTTACCGGAGAACCCGCCGTTCCCCCAGG from the Desertifilum tharense IPPAS B-1220 genome contains:
- a CDS encoding histidinol-phosphate transaminase, which gives rise to MLPFIRSAIRQLNAYKPHPGGTAGSPVSAPILLDRIDSNESPYDLPEELKQKLVSLCHKHIEANRYPDGSHLALKEAIAQYVNESAGLTERGVTPEQITLGNGSDELIRSVLVATCLQGEGSILVADPTFSMYAIIAETLGVPVVKVGRSPDSFEMDLEAATAAIQTPTHPPIRVVFVVHPNSPTGNALTAAEVEWLRQLPEEILVVIDEAYFEFSQQTLVPELLQRSNWLILRTFSKAFRLAAYRVGYAVGDENAIAALEKVRLPYNLPSVTQVAAQLAIAHRHQLLATIPQTLSEREHLYEALSQYPAFQVSKSAANFIFIRFNLPPDRANQAAEVLCQQLRAKGTVIRHTCGGLRITIGTPEENQRTQERLAGLLKDSDEFLASLACGAPH